One stretch of Jiangella gansuensis DSM 44835 DNA includes these proteins:
- a CDS encoding ATP-binding protein, which yields MDVDAVTAGTLAACVGAVVGLAAGLAFKASERAQRPPAPERTSRVPEGVDEVLSVLRSSAVVLDSALDVIKASPSAYAFGLVRHDRLAVPELVELTERVRRDGQIREVQLEIPRSRDTTQTLYVSARVAPLNSKLLLALVEDRTHEIRVDEVRRDFVANVSHELKTPVGALSLLAEAVEDAKDDPEAVQRFAERMQREGARLTRLVQEIIDLSRLQYDDPVESPESVDVDSVVEAALDRSRVEAEKRKIRLTSGGTPGLQVLGNVGQLVIALGNLVENAVNYSPPNTRVAVGVRRRDDLVEISVTDQGFGIAESELDRIFERFYRVDPARSRATGGTGLGLSIVKHIAASHGGEVGVWSVQGAGSTFTLRLPLHPHRAGQPSGLETPVGKETP from the coding sequence GTGGATGTGGATGCCGTGACAGCTGGGACGCTGGCCGCGTGTGTCGGCGCAGTTGTCGGCCTCGCGGCCGGTCTGGCGTTCAAAGCCAGCGAGCGCGCGCAGCGGCCACCCGCACCCGAGCGCACCTCTCGTGTCCCCGAGGGGGTCGATGAGGTCCTCTCGGTGCTGCGTTCCAGCGCCGTCGTCCTCGACAGCGCCCTCGACGTCATCAAGGCCAGCCCCTCCGCGTATGCGTTCGGCCTGGTCCGGCACGATCGACTGGCGGTACCGGAGTTGGTGGAGCTCACCGAGCGGGTCCGCCGCGACGGGCAGATCCGTGAGGTCCAGCTCGAGATCCCTCGTTCGCGCGACACCACCCAGACGCTGTACGTCTCGGCACGGGTGGCGCCGCTCAACAGCAAGCTGCTGCTGGCACTGGTCGAGGACCGCACCCACGAGATCCGTGTCGACGAGGTCCGCCGCGACTTCGTCGCCAACGTGTCGCACGAGCTGAAGACGCCGGTCGGTGCGTTGAGCCTGCTGGCCGAGGCGGTCGAGGACGCCAAGGACGACCCCGAGGCGGTCCAGCGCTTCGCCGAGCGCATGCAACGTGAAGGTGCCCGGCTCACCCGGCTGGTGCAGGAGATCATCGACCTGTCGCGGCTGCAGTACGACGACCCGGTCGAGTCGCCGGAGTCGGTCGACGTCGACAGTGTCGTCGAGGCGGCGTTGGACCGCAGCCGGGTCGAGGCGGAGAAGCGGAAGATCCGGCTCACCTCCGGAGGCACCCCCGGCCTGCAGGTGCTCGGCAACGTCGGGCAGCTGGTGATCGCGCTCGGCAACCTGGTCGAGAACGCCGTCAACTACAGCCCGCCCAACACCCGCGTCGCCGTCGGCGTCCGCCGGCGCGACGACCTGGTGGAGATCAGCGTCACGGATCAGGGGTTCGGCATCGCCGAGAGCGAGCTGGACCGGATCTTCGAACGCTTCTACCGGGTCGACCCGGCCCGGTCGCGGGCCACCGGTGGCACCGGCCTCGGCCTGTCCATCGTCAAGCACATCGCCGCCAGCCACGGCGGCGAGGTAGGCGTGTGGAGCGTGCAAGGAGCAGGGTCGACGTTCACCCTGCGCCTGCCGTTGCACCCGCACCGAGCCGGGCAACCGTCCGGGCTCGAGACGCCAGTTGGTAAGGAGACGCCGTGA
- the phoU gene encoding phosphate signaling complex protein PhoU → MREAYREQLDDVNGRLIGMIRKTGEQIGLATTALLKADLDAAEQTMAADSSINRDQLEIDENVLELMATQGPVASELRVVTSALRTTSDAERMGDLAVHVAKVARMRYPDHAVPEELRDTFAAMGRAAVDMSAKACEVVRSRDLTAAAELAQDDNEMDHLHRSLFLVLLDDAWDRGVEVAVDIALLGRYYERFADHAVHIATNVRYLVTGEIEWADSTAGH, encoded by the coding sequence ATGCGCGAGGCGTATCGCGAGCAGCTGGACGACGTCAACGGCCGGCTGATCGGCATGATCCGCAAGACGGGCGAGCAGATCGGGCTGGCCACGACCGCCCTGCTGAAGGCCGACCTCGACGCCGCCGAGCAGACCATGGCCGCCGACTCCAGCATCAACCGAGACCAGCTCGAGATCGACGAGAACGTGCTCGAGCTGATGGCCACCCAGGGCCCGGTCGCGTCGGAGCTGCGCGTCGTCACCTCCGCGCTGCGCACCACGTCCGACGCCGAGCGGATGGGCGACCTCGCCGTGCACGTCGCCAAGGTTGCCCGCATGCGCTACCCCGACCACGCCGTGCCCGAGGAACTGCGCGACACGTTCGCGGCCATGGGCCGGGCCGCCGTGGACATGTCCGCCAAGGCCTGCGAGGTGGTGCGCTCCCGTGACCTCACCGCCGCCGCCGAGCTGGCCCAGGACGACAACGAGATGGACCACCTGCACCGCTCGCTGTTCCTGGTGCTGCTCGACGATGCCTGGGACCGCGGTGTCGAGGTCGCGGTCGACATCGCCCTGCTGGGCCGCTACTACGAGCGCTTCGCCGACCACGCCGTGCACATCGCGACCAACGTGCGGTACCTGGTCACCGGCGAGATCGAGTGGGCGGACAGCACCGCCGGCCACTGA
- a CDS encoding type II toxin-antitoxin system PemK/MazF family toxin — protein MRPIHVAKLDKSRPALVLTRAAVRPYIGWFTVAPITSTIRGLSTEVTVDARNGLDHPCVVSCDNIVTVPVESVDRQIGNLWDDQEEALAHAIASAFDLRTF, from the coding sequence ATGCGGCCGATTCATGTCGCCAAGCTCGACAAGTCCCGACCCGCACTGGTGCTCACGCGGGCGGCTGTCCGCCCGTACATCGGCTGGTTCACCGTCGCGCCGATCACGAGCACGATCAGAGGCCTGAGCACCGAGGTCACCGTCGATGCCCGGAACGGCTTGGATCATCCGTGCGTGGTTTCCTGCGACAACATCGTCACCGTGCCCGTCGAGTCGGTCGACCGGCAGATCGGCAACCTCTGGGACGACCAGGAAGAGGCGCTCGCCCACGCCATCGCGAGCGCCTTCGACCTGCGGACGTTCTAG
- a CDS encoding phosphoglyceromutase has product MTFRLVLLRHGESEWNAKNLFTGWVDVDLTAAGEAEARRGGELLKSRGILPDVLHTSVLRRAIRTANITLDVADRHWVPVRRSWRLNERHYGALQGKDKKQTLAEFGEEQFMLWRRSYDTPPPAIDPSDEFAQTGDPRYADLPPELLPATECLKDVLHRFLPYWYDAIVPDLRSGHTVAVVAHGNSLRALVKHLDDVSDEAIAGLNIPTGVPLLYELDESMRPVTRGGEYLDPDAAAAAIEAVKNQGR; this is encoded by the coding sequence ATGACCTTTCGGCTGGTTCTGCTCCGTCACGGCGAGAGCGAATGGAACGCGAAGAACCTCTTCACCGGCTGGGTCGACGTCGACCTCACGGCCGCAGGCGAGGCCGAGGCCCGCCGCGGTGGCGAGCTGCTGAAGAGTCGCGGGATCCTGCCCGACGTCCTGCACACGAGCGTGCTGCGCCGGGCCATCCGCACCGCCAACATCACCCTCGACGTCGCCGACCGGCACTGGGTTCCGGTGCGCCGGTCGTGGCGGCTAAACGAGCGGCACTACGGCGCGCTGCAGGGCAAGGACAAGAAGCAGACGCTGGCGGAGTTCGGCGAGGAGCAGTTCATGCTCTGGCGCCGCTCCTACGACACCCCGCCGCCGGCCATCGACCCGTCCGACGAGTTCGCCCAGACCGGTGACCCGCGCTACGCGGACCTGCCGCCGGAGCTGCTGCCGGCAACCGAGTGCCTCAAGGACGTGCTGCACCGGTTCCTGCCGTACTGGTACGACGCCATCGTGCCGGACCTGCGCTCGGGCCACACGGTCGCCGTCGTCGCACACGGCAACTCGCTGCGGGCGCTGGTCAAGCACCTCGACGACGTCTCCGACGAGGCCATCGCCGGCCTGAACATCCCCACCGGCGTGCCGCTGCTGTACGAGCTGGACGAGTCGATGCGCCCGGTCACCCGCGGCGGCGAGTACCTCGATCCCGACGCCGCCGCGGCGGCCATCGAGGCGGTCAAGAACCAGGGCCGCTAG
- a CDS encoding YbjN domain-containing protein, which produces MSDQHDPATVVRDYLAGTGQPWAESAPGAFSVELPGERKLKTSCSLAVRDHSLVVNAFVARRPDENHEAVYRWLLERNARLSGVAFAVDHAGDIYLVGRLPLHAVTADELDRLLGVVLDTADGSFNTILELGFASSIRREWEWRLARGEATRNLAAFEHLRPPP; this is translated from the coding sequence ATGAGCGACCAGCATGACCCAGCGACGGTGGTGCGCGACTACCTCGCCGGCACGGGCCAGCCGTGGGCCGAGTCCGCGCCCGGCGCGTTCTCCGTCGAGCTGCCCGGCGAACGCAAGCTGAAGACGTCGTGCAGCCTGGCCGTGCGCGACCACAGCCTGGTGGTCAACGCCTTCGTCGCGCGCCGGCCGGACGAGAACCACGAGGCCGTGTACCGCTGGCTGCTCGAGCGCAACGCCCGGTTGTCCGGCGTCGCGTTCGCCGTCGACCACGCCGGTGACATCTATCTGGTCGGCCGGCTCCCGCTGCACGCCGTCACCGCCGACGAGCTCGACCGGCTGCTCGGTGTCGTGCTCGACACCGCCGACGGCTCGTTCAACACCATCCTGGAGTTGGGGTTCGCCAGCTCCATCCGGCGCGAATGGGAGTGGCGGCTGGCCCGCGGCGAGGCCACTCGTAACCTGGCCGCGTTCGAGCACCTGCGACCGCCCCCGTAG
- the mshA gene encoding D-inositol-3-phosphate glycosyltransferase: protein MGMRTVVADVMPGPHRPRRVAMLSVHTSPLDQPGAGNAGGMNVYVVELARRLAVRGVEVDVFTRATSSDQPPVVEESPGVTVRHIAAGPYELLPTAEVPAQLCAFTAGVLRAEARHEPGWYDLVHSHYWLAGHVGWLATMRWGVPLVHSMHTMSKVKNAALAEGDTPEPRERELGEEQVVAAADLLVANTEDEAAELVALYGAPPERVTTVLPGVDLGLFTPGSPARARSRLGLRSDDVVLLFAGRIQPLKAPDILLRAAAMLLSAAPGLRDRMVVVVVGGRSGGGRPPEADLPALARGLGIADVVRFEPPVGQDALADWYRAADLTVVPSYNESFGLVALESQACGTPVVAAGVGGLRTAVADGDSGVLVDGHDPADWARVLGALVTDPRRLHGLSRGAVSHAARFGWDVTAARMLDVYARAIQRRQMVTA, encoded by the coding sequence ATGGGTATGCGCACCGTTGTGGCGGACGTGATGCCGGGCCCGCACCGACCGCGCCGGGTGGCGATGCTCAGCGTGCACACCTCGCCGCTGGACCAGCCGGGTGCCGGCAACGCCGGCGGAATGAACGTCTACGTCGTCGAACTGGCCCGGAGGCTGGCCGTCCGCGGCGTCGAGGTCGACGTCTTCACCCGGGCCACGTCGTCCGACCAACCGCCGGTGGTCGAGGAGTCGCCCGGCGTGACGGTCCGGCACATCGCAGCCGGGCCGTACGAACTGCTGCCGACCGCCGAGGTGCCCGCCCAGTTGTGCGCCTTCACCGCGGGAGTGCTGCGCGCGGAGGCCCGGCATGAGCCCGGCTGGTACGACCTCGTCCACTCCCACTACTGGCTGGCCGGACACGTCGGCTGGCTGGCGACCATGCGCTGGGGCGTGCCGCTGGTCCATTCCATGCACACCATGTCCAAGGTCAAGAACGCCGCGCTCGCCGAGGGCGACACTCCCGAACCGCGGGAGCGGGAGCTCGGCGAGGAACAGGTGGTGGCCGCCGCCGACCTGCTGGTCGCGAACACCGAGGACGAAGCAGCCGAACTCGTCGCGCTGTACGGGGCGCCGCCGGAACGGGTCACGACGGTGCTGCCCGGCGTCGACCTCGGCCTGTTCACCCCCGGTTCGCCGGCGCGGGCCCGGTCCAGGCTCGGGCTGCGGTCCGACGACGTCGTGCTGCTGTTCGCCGGGCGCATCCAGCCGCTGAAGGCGCCGGACATCCTGCTGCGAGCCGCGGCGATGCTGCTGAGCGCCGCGCCGGGGCTGCGCGACCGGATGGTGGTCGTGGTGGTCGGCGGCCGCTCCGGCGGTGGCCGGCCGCCCGAGGCAGACCTCCCCGCCCTCGCCCGGGGCCTGGGGATCGCCGACGTCGTCCGGTTCGAACCGCCGGTCGGCCAGGACGCGCTGGCCGACTGGTACCGCGCCGCCGACCTGACCGTCGTGCCCTCGTACAACGAGTCGTTCGGCCTGGTGGCGCTGGAATCACAGGCCTGCGGCACGCCGGTGGTCGCCGCCGGCGTGGGCGGCCTGCGCACGGCCGTCGCCGACGGCGACTCCGGCGTGCTCGTCGACGGGCACGACCCTGCCGACTGGGCCCGGGTCCTGGGTGCTCTGGTGACCGATCCGCGGCGGCTGCACGGCCTCAGCCGGGGCGCGGTGTCGCACGCCGCCCGGTTCGGGTGGGACGTCACCGCCGCCCGTATGCTCGACGTCTACGCGCGAGCGATCCAGCGTCGGCAGATGGTGACAGCATGA
- a CDS encoding L,D-transpeptidase family protein, translating into MTRGRKAGLGLLVVLLAAAMVSAVVIGLNRFGGDEPAAATPAGSSRDATQTPEATPTPTATPTPTVTPTPTATPTPTTTPTPTPTALMAPGASGDEVRELQSRLKQIEWYSPDISGEYDDVTVQAVTGFQAKRGLPETGQVDQATWDALVDMTREPTDDEMHNRLVPGPTILGPGDTGDDVRELQARLKQIDWFSGDVTDTYGDTTAAAVEGFQTKRGFPATGEVDQRTWDRIVEMTREPTDDELHNREPENNGGNEGGLDERCLTGRVLCIDKSTNTLRWVVGGEVRMTLDVRFGTELTPTREGEFEVYWKSRDHVSSLYDTPMPFAMFFSGGQAVHYSPDFAQNGYNGGSHGCVNVRDRDAIESLFDQVKNGDDVIVYWS; encoded by the coding sequence GTGACGCGAGGCAGGAAAGCCGGACTGGGCCTGCTGGTGGTTCTGCTGGCCGCCGCGATGGTCTCGGCCGTCGTCATCGGCCTGAACCGCTTCGGCGGCGACGAGCCCGCAGCGGCGACTCCGGCCGGCTCCAGCCGCGACGCCACGCAGACGCCGGAGGCCACCCCGACCCCGACGGCGACGCCCACCCCCACCGTCACGCCGACGCCGACCGCGACGCCGACTCCCACCACCACGCCCACACCCACACCGACCGCGCTGATGGCCCCGGGCGCCAGCGGCGACGAGGTGCGCGAGCTGCAGTCGCGGCTCAAGCAGATCGAGTGGTATTCGCCGGACATCTCCGGTGAGTACGACGACGTCACCGTGCAGGCGGTCACCGGTTTCCAGGCCAAGCGGGGGTTGCCGGAGACCGGCCAGGTCGACCAGGCCACCTGGGACGCCCTGGTCGACATGACCCGTGAGCCGACCGACGACGAGATGCACAACCGCCTCGTCCCCGGTCCGACCATTCTCGGCCCGGGCGACACCGGCGACGACGTCCGTGAGCTGCAGGCCCGGCTGAAGCAGATCGACTGGTTCAGCGGCGATGTCACCGACACCTACGGCGACACCACGGCTGCGGCGGTCGAGGGGTTCCAGACCAAGCGCGGCTTTCCTGCCACCGGCGAGGTCGACCAGCGCACCTGGGACCGGATCGTCGAGATGACGCGTGAGCCCACCGACGACGAGCTACACAACCGCGAGCCCGAGAACAACGGCGGCAACGAGGGTGGCCTCGACGAGCGGTGCCTCACCGGTCGCGTGCTGTGCATCGACAAGAGCACCAACACGCTGCGCTGGGTGGTCGGCGGCGAGGTCCGCATGACGCTGGACGTCCGGTTCGGCACCGAGCTGACCCCCACCCGCGAGGGCGAGTTCGAGGTGTACTGGAAGTCGCGCGACCACGTCTCGTCGCTCTACGACACCCCCATGCCGTTCGCCATGTTCTTCAGCGGCGGCCAGGCGGTGCACTACTCACCCGACTTCGCGCAGAACGGTTACAACGGCGGCTCGCACGGTTGCGTGAACGTCCGCGACCGCGACGCCATCGAGTCGCTGTTCGACCAGGTGAAGAACGGCGACGACGTCATCGTCTACTGGTCCTGA
- a CDS encoding ABC transporter ATP-binding protein, with protein MLASVALALLWAVAVAALPVTQGRVIDDAISEHNQPLMPLILLLAGLAVARFVLSASWRHLGGKTAFRIQDDLRRDVYDTLQRLDFTGHAQLQSGQLVSRISGDLRYVHMLLSFIPQVAATLLSATLAVAVMFVLSPIVAALVVAVIVVVFAVTNRQRRRVYAAGWDAQDREAEMTSQVEEAVTGVRVVRAFGQQPAETGRLHKALLDMFSARVRAVRLRAPFIASLQGAPLFGQVLVMLAGGLLVMNGQLTVGVFLACTGYLAELIGGARVAGMVLTNAPLCRAATERVGELLDLKAEITEPLRPAGVRPGGGAVSFHRLRFAYADGDGHQVLRGFTLEVKPGETVALVGPSGCGKSTALAMLPRFFDADAGTVTVDGIDVRRWSLPELRRRIGVVFENSFLFSDTIAANIAYGRPDASLDEIRAAARAAAADEFIDALPDGYDTVVGEQGITLSGGQRQRVALARALLTEPDILLLDDATSSVDIKVEERIHANLEPFLASRTVLLVAYRESTLRLADRVVLVDDGRVVDEGGHAELLERNALYRDLFGDGADGAGTGSDATVDLMSRARAGRFETTSSAWESRQDATGSLPGPRMSVPPAVAERIAALPEPVDRPAVDLDREGSTSGPLRLASFLRPYVGGLVVGLVLVILEAAIMLINPMLVQRAVDDGMLAGSVPVLLTICGIAAVMVGLLWLDQRTGFLWTTRSTERLLLALRIRIFGQLQRLGIDYYDRTQAGRVMTRMTSDVDAIAQLFQVGLINAVVSLATFAGMSVVVVALDPILALVVLGVIPFAAAITWWYRRRASVAYDEARELLSSLNADVQESMAGIRVTHAFRREAVNLSRFAALGREYVAASLRGLYATSVYVATIELLSVLAVAAVLWVGAQRIESGTLALGTLIAFLLYLAQVFAPIQQLSQVFDVYQRARTGLVRVRRLLGLETSTPVRADAERLDALEGELRFDRVRLRYASASTDAIRDVDLHIPAGQRVAFVGRTGAGKSTLSKLVARFYDPTAGTVLVDGRPLDGLDVTDYRKHLGYVPQEPFLFSRTIRDNIAYARPDATEAEVEAAARAVGAHEFITRLPGGYHHVVAERGRSLSAGQRQLVCLARALLGDPSILILDEATSNLDLASERKVNQAMRVASAGRTTIVVTHRPQSLHWVDRVVEVADGRIVTDEPAPHYVARVLQPAG; from the coding sequence GTGCTGGCCTCCGTCGCGTTGGCGCTGCTGTGGGCGGTCGCCGTCGCGGCCCTCCCGGTCACCCAGGGCCGTGTCATCGATGACGCCATCAGCGAGCACAACCAGCCGTTGATGCCGCTGATCCTGCTGCTGGCCGGGCTGGCCGTCGCACGGTTCGTGCTGTCGGCCTCCTGGCGGCACCTCGGCGGCAAGACCGCGTTCCGCATCCAGGACGACCTGCGCCGCGACGTCTACGACACCCTGCAGCGGCTGGACTTCACCGGCCATGCACAGCTGCAGAGCGGTCAGCTGGTCTCCCGCATCAGCGGCGACCTGCGCTACGTCCACATGTTGCTGTCGTTCATCCCGCAGGTGGCCGCCACGCTGCTGTCGGCGACTCTGGCGGTCGCGGTGATGTTCGTCCTCTCGCCCATCGTCGCCGCGCTGGTCGTCGCCGTCATCGTCGTCGTGTTCGCGGTGACGAACCGGCAGCGCCGGCGGGTGTACGCGGCCGGTTGGGACGCTCAGGACCGCGAGGCGGAGATGACCTCGCAGGTCGAGGAGGCCGTCACCGGCGTCCGGGTGGTGCGCGCGTTCGGGCAGCAGCCGGCGGAGACGGGACGGCTGCACAAGGCGCTGCTCGACATGTTCAGCGCCCGGGTGCGCGCGGTCCGGTTGCGCGCACCGTTCATCGCCTCGTTGCAGGGCGCGCCACTGTTCGGCCAGGTTCTGGTGATGCTCGCCGGCGGCCTGCTGGTGATGAACGGCCAGCTCACGGTCGGTGTCTTCCTGGCCTGCACCGGCTATCTGGCCGAGCTGATCGGCGGCGCCCGGGTCGCGGGCATGGTGCTCACCAACGCGCCGCTGTGCCGCGCCGCCACGGAACGCGTCGGTGAGCTGCTGGACCTGAAGGCCGAGATCACCGAGCCGCTGCGGCCGGCGGGCGTGCGGCCGGGTGGCGGCGCCGTCTCGTTCCACCGGCTGCGTTTCGCCTACGCCGACGGCGACGGGCACCAGGTGCTGCGCGGTTTCACGCTGGAGGTGAAGCCGGGCGAAACGGTGGCGCTGGTCGGCCCGTCCGGATGCGGTAAGTCCACCGCGCTGGCCATGCTGCCGCGGTTCTTCGACGCCGACGCCGGCACGGTCACCGTCGACGGCATCGACGTGCGCCGCTGGTCGCTGCCGGAGCTGCGCCGCCGCATCGGGGTTGTCTTCGAGAACAGTTTCCTGTTCTCCGACACCATCGCCGCGAACATCGCCTACGGCCGGCCCGACGCCTCGCTGGACGAGATCCGGGCGGCGGCTCGAGCCGCGGCCGCCGACGAGTTCATCGACGCACTCCCCGACGGCTACGACACCGTCGTCGGCGAGCAGGGCATCACCCTCTCCGGCGGCCAGCGGCAACGCGTGGCACTGGCCCGGGCGCTGCTCACCGAGCCGGACATCCTGTTGCTCGACGACGCGACGTCGTCGGTCGACATCAAGGTCGAGGAGCGCATCCACGCCAACCTGGAGCCGTTCCTCGCCTCGCGGACCGTGCTCCTGGTCGCGTACCGGGAGTCCACGCTACGGCTGGCCGACCGGGTGGTACTGGTGGACGACGGCCGGGTCGTCGACGAGGGCGGCCACGCCGAGCTGCTGGAACGCAACGCGCTGTACCGCGACCTGTTCGGTGACGGGGCGGACGGCGCCGGCACCGGCTCCGACGCCACCGTCGACCTGATGTCGCGGGCCCGGGCCGGCCGGTTCGAAACCACGTCGTCGGCCTGGGAGTCGCGGCAGGACGCCACCGGCTCACTACCTGGGCCGCGGATGAGCGTCCCACCGGCGGTGGCCGAGCGGATCGCGGCACTGCCGGAGCCAGTCGATCGGCCCGCCGTGGACCTCGACCGGGAGGGCTCCACCTCCGGGCCGCTGCGGCTGGCGTCGTTCCTGCGCCCGTACGTCGGCGGACTGGTCGTCGGCCTGGTGCTGGTGATCCTCGAGGCCGCCATCATGCTGATCAACCCGATGCTGGTGCAGCGGGCGGTCGACGACGGCATGCTCGCCGGCTCGGTGCCGGTGCTGCTGACCATCTGCGGCATCGCCGCGGTGATGGTCGGGCTTCTCTGGTTGGACCAGCGCACCGGTTTCCTGTGGACCACCCGCAGCACCGAGCGGCTCCTGCTGGCGTTGCGCATCCGCATCTTCGGGCAGCTCCAGCGCCTGGGCATCGACTACTACGACCGCACCCAGGCCGGCCGGGTCATGACGCGCATGACCTCCGACGTCGACGCGATCGCCCAGCTGTTCCAGGTCGGGCTGATCAACGCCGTCGTCAGCCTGGCCACCTTCGCCGGCATGTCGGTGGTGGTCGTCGCGCTGGACCCGATTCTGGCCTTGGTGGTGCTGGGGGTGATCCCGTTCGCCGCCGCCATCACCTGGTGGTACCGGCGGCGCGCGTCGGTGGCGTACGACGAGGCCCGCGAGCTGCTGTCCTCCCTCAATGCCGACGTGCAGGAGAGCATGGCCGGCATCCGCGTCACGCACGCGTTCCGCCGCGAGGCGGTGAACCTAAGCCGGTTCGCCGCGCTCGGGCGCGAGTACGTGGCGGCCAGCCTGCGTGGGCTCTACGCGACGTCGGTGTACGTGGCCACCATCGAGCTGCTGTCGGTGCTGGCGGTGGCGGCGGTGTTGTGGGTAGGTGCACAGCGCATCGAGTCCGGCACGCTGGCGCTGGGCACGCTGATCGCGTTCCTGCTCTACCTGGCCCAGGTGTTCGCGCCGATCCAGCAGCTGTCCCAGGTGTTCGACGTGTACCAGCGGGCTCGCACCGGCCTGGTGCGGGTACGCCGGCTGCTGGGCCTGGAGACGTCGACGCCGGTGCGCGCGGATGCCGAGCGGTTGGACGCGCTCGAGGGCGAGCTGCGCTTCGACCGCGTGCGGTTGCGCTACGCCAGCGCGTCGACCGATGCCATCCGCGATGTGGACCTGCACATCCCGGCAGGTCAGCGGGTGGCGTTCGTGGGGCGCACCGGAGCGGGCAAGTCGACGCTGTCGAAGCTGGTCGCCCGGTTCTACGATCCGACCGCCGGCACGGTGCTCGTCGACGGCCGGCCGCTGGACGGGCTCGATGTCACCGACTACCGCAAGCACCTCGGCTACGTGCCGCAGGAGCCGTTCCTGTTCTCCCGCACCATCCGGGACAACATCGCCTACGCCCGGCCGGACGCCACCGAGGCCGAAGTGGAGGCGGCCGCACGAGCGGTCGGGGCGCACGAGTTCATCACCCGGCTACCCGGCGGCTACCACCATGTGGTCGCCGAACGCGGCCGGTCGCTCTCGGCCGGGCAACGACAGCTGGTGTGCCTGGCCCGGGCACTGCTGGGTGACCCGTCGATCCTCATCCTCGACGAGGCCACGTCCAACCTGGACCTGGCCAGCGAGCGGAAGGTGAACCAGGCGATGCGGGTGGCCTCGGCCGGCCGCACCACCATCGTCGTGACGCACCGGCCGCAGTCGCTGCACTGGGTCGACCGCGTCGTCGAGGTCGCCGACGGGCGCATCGTCACCGACGAACCGGCACCGCACTACGTCGCGCGGGTGCTGCAACCGGCGGGCTGA
- a CDS encoding sugar phosphate isomerase/epimerase family protein — MALEHPLSRRRLLTISAGTLAAAALVPSVAAGAQSLVPNVPNPLLPPGKRGTILYTQRDATARRGIWNNPAPTMGYLGGPAFPDDPNDLGPLVPLPGGFREVFQYLARVGFKQVEFAGYNQHADNQGGAAPVISQGGQLLRQNFPAYLDYARTLRGFLDEAGLEAIGNHGFIPGTWPGGPNGGMSADDYDRFQVELEFASILGMPYMGTGGDPTGSGAKEAWDLAAQKWEALNDLGREWRISIYPHNHADAYGFLQDGPMVEVTVDRVTGEPLPQPMMVRGESGIRRMQYYLDITPSTKCYCEIDIYWAHSAQHRFRWYYDWDGQRRESIFSPIDQIAAQPLRYPLYHAKDGERRDEQPVGVGEGYRMIPFGDPRSDIDYDAIFRRHRPRGYHNPNYEDDTAPGGAADPGRSLRHAHISGRNMASMAR; from the coding sequence ATGGCCCTGGAACACCCGTTGAGCCGCCGGCGGCTGCTGACGATCAGCGCCGGCACGCTGGCTGCGGCCGCGCTCGTGCCGTCGGTCGCGGCCGGCGCGCAATCGCTGGTGCCGAACGTGCCCAACCCGCTGCTGCCGCCGGGCAAGCGCGGCACGATCCTCTACACCCAGCGGGACGCCACGGCCCGGCGCGGCATCTGGAACAACCCGGCGCCGACCATGGGCTACCTCGGGGGACCGGCATTCCCGGACGACCCCAACGACCTCGGTCCGCTGGTGCCGCTGCCCGGCGGGTTCCGTGAGGTGTTCCAGTACCTGGCCCGCGTCGGCTTCAAGCAGGTCGAGTTCGCCGGCTACAACCAGCACGCTGACAACCAGGGTGGTGCGGCGCCGGTCATCAGCCAGGGCGGGCAGCTGCTGCGGCAGAACTTCCCGGCCTACCTGGACTACGCACGGACACTGCGTGGCTTCCTGGACGAGGCCGGGCTGGAGGCCATCGGCAATCACGGGTTCATCCCGGGTACCTGGCCGGGCGGGCCGAACGGCGGTATGAGCGCCGACGACTACGACCGATTCCAGGTCGAGCTGGAGTTCGCGTCCATCCTCGGCATGCCCTACATGGGCACCGGCGGCGACCCGACCGGCAGCGGCGCCAAGGAAGCCTGGGACCTCGCGGCGCAGAAGTGGGAGGCGCTCAACGACCTCGGCCGTGAGTGGCGCATCTCGATCTACCCGCACAACCACGCCGACGCCTACGGGTTCCTGCAGGACGGCCCGATGGTCGAGGTGACCGTCGACCGGGTCACCGGCGAGCCGCTGCCCCAGCCGATGATGGTGCGTGGTGAGTCCGGCATCCGGCGGATGCAGTACTACCTGGACATCACACCCAGCACGAAGTGCTACTGCGAGATCGACATCTACTGGGCCCACTCGGCGCAGCACCGGTTCCGGTGGTACTACGACTGGGACGGCCAGCGGCGCGAGAGCATCTTCAGCCCGATCGACCAGATCGCCGCCCAGCCGCTGCGGTACCCGCTCTACCACGCCAAGGACGGCGAGCGCCGCGACGAGCAGCCGGTCGGCGTCGGCGAGGGCTACCGGATGATCCCGTTCGGCGACCCGCGCAGCGACATCGACTACGACGCCATCTTCCGCCGGCACCGGCCGCGCGGCTACCACAACCCCAACTACGAGGACGACACCGCTCCCGGCGGCGCCGCCGACCCCGGGCGCTCCCTCCGGCACGCCCACATCAGCGGCCGGAACATGGCCAGCATGGCCCGCTGA